In Bacteroidota bacterium, the following proteins share a genomic window:
- a CDS encoding M23 family metallopeptidase, whose translation MTAERDHHKTKERKFEILLIPHGDAGEKRSFAFTIGGIAAFLGGIVAIIFLAAVLLLGYTPLGMVVPISNSEIQRRYGLQLFELQTRLSKVSEEFIVLREYNRKLRAALGDNLKKDTSSAAVASNDEVSPPPQEGAQEVRQAPPEPQTKTESIPAGFSSQHASVNRPFQASFPLYPPVVGYVSQGFDDARRHFGIDYAGRRGSIISAAADGYVVFSGWTYDDGNMVIISHGSGYFTIYKHNQSLLKSPGEFVRRGEPIALLGNSGNTSYGPHLHFELWKDGQPQNPEEYMIAVESM comes from the coding sequence ATGACTGCGGAGCGCGATCATCACAAGACGAAAGAGCGAAAATTTGAGATCCTGCTTATCCCGCACGGAGATGCAGGCGAAAAACGGTCGTTTGCGTTTACAATAGGGGGCATCGCCGCCTTTCTCGGCGGCATTGTGGCAATAATCTTTCTCGCGGCCGTTCTGCTTCTCGGATATACTCCGCTCGGCATGGTGGTTCCGATTTCCAACAGCGAGATCCAGCGGCGATACGGACTTCAATTGTTCGAACTTCAGACACGGCTCAGCAAAGTGTCTGAAGAATTTATTGTGCTTCGGGAATACAACCGCAAGCTTCGCGCTGCGCTCGGAGATAATCTGAAAAAAGACACTTCGTCCGCCGCTGTTGCTTCGAACGATGAGGTTTCTCCGCCGCCCCAGGAAGGAGCGCAAGAAGTACGTCAGGCTCCTCCCGAACCTCAAACAAAAACGGAGAGCATTCCGGCAGGATTCTCATCGCAGCACGCTTCGGTGAACAGGCCTTTTCAGGCATCGTTCCCGCTTTATCCGCCGGTGGTCGGATATGTGTCGCAAGGGTTTGACGATGCTCGGAGACATTTCGGGATTGATTATGCCGGACGCCGCGGGTCGATCATCAGCGCAGCCGCGGACGGGTACGTGGTATTCTCGGGGTGGACGTATGACGACGGCAACATGGTAATTATTTCTCACGGCAGCGGATACTTTACGATCTATAAACACAATCAATCGCTGCTGAAGTCTCCGGGCGAATTTGTACGGCGGGGAGAGCCGATCGCGCTTCTCGGCAATTCAGGCAACACGAGTTACGGGCCGCACCTTCATTTTGAACTGTGGAAGGACGGCCAGCCGCAGAATCCGGAAGAATATATGATCGCTGTGGAATCTATGTAA